The window TAGCATATGGAAAGGATTCACTAAGGGATGTAAGCAGATTGATGTCTATTGCATTGTAGAATTCATATGGACGATCTACAAACCCCAGAAAATAAACCTTGTCGGAGATACCGTATTTCTCCGTCAGCTTTTCAAGCTCACCCTTTAAGATCCCGTCACCGGCCAATAGAAATCTGTAGTTTCCATGTGTTTTTAAAACCTCGTTTGCTGCCTCAATAAATAGCTTGTGATTCTTAACAACATCTAGCCGGCCCATTATTCCGGCATATACAAGAGTATCCCCTTCATCGATTCCGTAATCCTTAAAGAATTCTTCCTTGTCCCTTTCTATCCTTGCCTCCTCTTCAAAATCAAGGCCATTGTAGACCGAAAATACGCTGTCCTCCGTGCCCAAATTTCTGCCGAGAAGCATCTCTTTGAAGCTATTTGAAACACCTATATAGTAATCCATTTTTTTAAGTGCCTTCGCATTTATTTTTCTAAAAACATACGTTGCCAACCTACCGCCTCTGTAATCATCCAAAAGATAGTCGCTGTGGACTGTCGTTACAATTGGAACATTAGGGAATCGTTTTTTTACGAATGTCGAAATAACATTAGCCCGAGCCCCGTGAACATGGATTAGATTGATATTGTTTTTCTTGACAAGGCTTTCTATTCCCTTTGTAACGCTTAGGTCAAATCTTGATTTTTGGTTCAATATAGTAAGGGGAAGCTTCAATTTTTTTGCGTCTTCCGTAAAATCCGATTCCATGAGGGTTACGAGCATCACAAAAACACTTTCAGAAAGCCCGTTTATTAAATTCATCACATGGGTTCTTGCTCCCCCTGTGTCTCCTCCGCTTATTAAATGCAGTACTCGAATTTCACCCACCGGATTTCTCTCCTTATAAAAACTTCATCATTTCAAGCGCCTTCGTTTCCCACGAAATCGCGTTCAAATCAACCTTGCCTTTATTTATTCCAAGCTTCTTTGCAGTATTGATGTTCTCTATAAATTGCTCATGCGTGTCTGAAACGAGAACAATGTTTCTCAGCTTATCGACTTGATTAAAGTTGGTTGACACTACCGGGTAACCAAAGTACAGATACTGGTAAACCTTGTTCGAATTGACCGTTTTAAGCCTCGGGTATTCGCTTTCGGAAAGAAACGGAATTATCCCTATATCAAACGATGCGTAGTAATCCTGGATTTCGTCCTTGTCGATGGGCCCTAGATAGCGTACATTTTCAAGGCTTGAAAGCCTGTCCATCGAACCTTTGGAATCTGTAGGCCCTATCAAGACCAACAGGTCATCCGGATGCGATGCGGCAACCTTTGCAATAAGATTGTAGTCAATCCAGGAGTAGAGTCCACCTATGAAGCCGATGACCTTCCCCTTTGTTTCGTATTCCTTTTTCACAGCCGAGCTGAAGCTGTCAATATCAACTCCGTTTTCTATAAGAAGGCCCTTGGCTATTGCCTTGCCCATGAGGGTTTCTGTTGTTACAAAAACCTTGGCAGAAATTTCCACCGCATGTTTCTCATACTCTTCCAATATGTGTTTCCAAATACCATTGCTTGCAAAGGCTATGTAATCGTCGCTTATATCGTAGAAAATACGGTTATTAAAATTTTCAATTTCTCCTATGGAAACGGACCAATGCGGTGTTGAAATAACTGCAGCGGCATCAGAAATATTTGCACTTTTCAGGAAGTCCTTCATCGCCCTATGTATAAAACTATCATTTGCCTTAAATACCCATTTAGAAACGCCTTTGAAGTAGGGCAATGCGTAGATTTTAAGTACCGATACATCTTTTTTCTCAAGCTCATACCTTCCCAGCTTTAAGGGGTTGTACGAATTGATTTTTTCAACATAATATACATCTTTGCCGTGTTTTTTAAAATATTTGGCAAGCATGTGGCTGCGATGCAAGAGATGGGCATCCCACGCAAGCATTGAAAAAATAAATATATCATTCATCTTCGAACCTCATCTTTATAAGCTTTGCGGGATTGCCCCCCACGATAGAGTACTTAGGAACATCCTTTGCCACAACACTTCCCGCCGCTATTATGCTGCCACTGCCTATCTTTATGCCAGGCAAGATTATTGCCCTTGCTCCAATCCAAACATCGTCTCCTATTTCAACGGGCTTCATTTCAGAGTTGCCCTGCTCGATCATTGGAATATCCCTTCGTCCGTAGTTGTGGTTCGATGTGTAAACCATGACCTCCGGACCCATCATCACATTGTTGCCTATGGTAATTTCTCCGGACAGCTTTGCGTCCACTCCAATTCCGG is drawn from Peptostreptococcaceae bacterium and contains these coding sequences:
- a CDS encoding glycosyltransferase family 4 protein, with amino-acid sequence MGEIRVLHLISGGDTGGARTHVMNLINGLSESVFVMLVTLMESDFTEDAKKLKLPLTILNQKSRFDLSVTKGIESLVKKNNINLIHVHGARANVISTFVKKRFPNVPIVTTVHSDYLLDDYRGGRLATYVFRKINAKALKKMDYYIGVSNSFKEMLLGRNLGTEDSVFSVYNGLDFEEEARIERDKEEFFKDYGIDEGDTLVYAGIMGRLDVVKNHKLFIEAANEVLKTHGNYRFLLAGDGILKGELEKLTEKYGISDKVYFLGFVDRPYEFYNAIDINLLTSLSESFPYAMLEGARMKKPIVTSNVGGVELVVENGKTGYIANGFNAAEFAEKVVILGNRELREKMGEAIFDVVKENFSMKQFVENHIEIYHKILEDR
- a CDS encoding acyltransferase produces the protein MKKLYLGLYYSIARNMPRSERPFSFGAKKLRGFLASKLFLKTGKIINIEKGAYFGSGKGISIGDYSGIGVDAKLSGEITIGNNVMMGPEVMVYTSNHNYGRRDIPMIEQGNSEMKPVEIGDDVWIGARAIILPGIKIGSGSIIAAGSVVAKDVPKYSIVGGNPAKLIKMRFEDE
- a CDS encoding glycosyltransferase, which translates into the protein MNDIFIFSMLAWDAHLLHRSHMLAKYFKKHGKDVYYVEKINSYNPLKLGRYELEKKDVSVLKIYALPYFKGVSKWVFKANDSFIHRAMKDFLKSANISDAAAVISTPHWSVSIGEIENFNNRIFYDISDDYIAFASNGIWKHILEEYEKHAVEISAKVFVTTETLMGKAIAKGLLIENGVDIDSFSSAVKKEYETKGKVIGFIGGLYSWIDYNLIAKVAASHPDDLLVLIGPTDSKGSMDRLSSLENVRYLGPIDKDEIQDYYASFDIGIIPFLSESEYPRLKTVNSNKVYQYLYFGYPVVSTNFNQVDKLRNIVLVSDTHEQFIENINTAKKLGINKGKVDLNAISWETKALEMMKFL